A single Drosophila miranda strain MSH22 chromosome XR, D.miranda_PacBio2.1, whole genome shotgun sequence DNA region contains:
- the LOC117186344 gene encoding uncharacterized protein LOC117186344 — protein sequence MVPSIFWKQQEQPARTATSSKKNGKEVAPMLPWFLEEQAARVQTGHRQQRAEPLRDERWTQRSESPELELEIMASPFVTPEPSTRDTWSSPGTPQSTQTIKVLCVWSGWTSGEVGRQKPAGGATAAAPGVVPATREGTLLSRRRAPTDGGAEDKRGGSVAGHHNARSQSRARGPPSNGGGKRGAGPGA from the coding sequence ATGGTGCCATCGATCTTTTGGAAGCAGCAAGAGCAACCTGCAAGAACAGCAACGAGCAGCAAAAAAAACGGGAAGGAAGTGGCACCGATGCTGCCGTGGTTTTTGGAGGAGCAAGCCGCCAGAGTGCAGACGGGCCACCGCCAGCAACGGGCGGAGCCCTTGCGTGATGAGAGGTGGACTCAAAGAAGCGAGTCGCCGGAGCTGGAACTGGAAATTATGGCATCACCTTTTGTTACCCCAGAGCCGTCCACCCGAGACACGTGGTCGTCACCGGGAACACCGCAGAGCACGCAGACAATAAAGGTGCTCTGTGTCTGGAGCGGATGGACCAGCGGCGAGGTCGGCCGGCAGAAACCGGCTGGAGGCGCGACGGCAGCGGCGCCAGGAGTCGTGCCAGCGACGCGAGAAGGAACTCTGTTGTCGCGAAGAAGAGCGCCAACGGATGGAGGAGCAGAGGACAAGAGAGGTGGTTCGGTGGCTGGACACCACAATGCAAGAAGCCAGAGCAGAGCCCGAGGCCCGCCAAGCAATGGCGGAGGCAAGCGAGGCGCAGGCCCAGGCGCATGA